A part of Miscanthus floridulus cultivar M001 chromosome 6, ASM1932011v1, whole genome shotgun sequence genomic DNA contains:
- the LOC136457377 gene encoding probable 2-carboxy-D-arabinitol-1-phosphatase: MGCASLPTRPSPTAFLAAGHARPSRRLRSCTTTTTGKLRRAFSIGAAHSHSGLSDVSVESLPLPDNEAPVTGAAYSFIGATTSLTNRILTSFKKVILVRHGLSTWNAESRDQGSSNLSVLTETGTKQAEKCRDALANIKFDVCFSSPISRAKTTAEIIWKDKEEPLVFLDTLKEAHLFFLEGMTNADAKKQYPELYTRWREDPAHFHVNGIYPLREVWGTARQAWEQIFLTPGENFLVVTHKSILRALICTALGLPPERFRAIDVNNGGMCVFTVNKQGEAMLQALNMTAHLYSDHTYQY; encoded by the exons ATGGGCTGCGCTTCACTGCCCACCCGGCCTTCCCCGACGGCGTTCCTCGCCGCCGGCCACGCTCGCCCTTCTCGTCGCCTCCGCagctgcaccaccaccaccacag gcaAACTGAGGAGGGCTTTTTCCATCGGAGCAGCTCACAGTCACAGTGGCCTGAGCGATGTATCCGTAGAGAGCCTTCCCCTTCCTGATAATGAAGCTCCAGTCACCGGTGCTGCTTACAGCTTCATAGGAGCAACGACGTCACTCACCAACAGGATCCTAACATCCTTCAAGAAGGTTATTCTTGTCAGGCATGGCCTGAGCACTTGGAATGCAGAAAGCCGTGACCAG GGAAGCTCAAATCTGTCTGTGTTAACAGAAACCGGCACCAAGCAGGCAGAGAAATGCCGCGATGCTCTTGCAAACATCAAGTTCGACGTTTGCTTCTCTAGTCCTATTTCACGAGCAAAG ACAACTGCAGAAATTATCTGGAAAGACAAGGAGGAGCCCCTTGTGTTTCTCGATACATTGAAAGAGGCACATCTCTTCTTCTTAGAGGGCATGACCAATG CGGATGCTAAGAAGCAATATCCGGAGTTGTACACCAGATGGAGGGAGGACCCAGCACATTTTCATGTCAATGGCATATACCCGCTCAGGGAGGTGTGGGGAACAGCAAGACAAGCATGGGAGCAAATCTTTCTCACTCCG GGAGAAAACTTCTTGGTGGTTACACACAAATCCATTTTGCGCGCGCTCATCTGCACAGCACTAGGTCTCCCTCCTGAGAG GTTTCGTGCCATTGATGTAAACAACGGTGGCATGTGTGTCTTCACGGTCAACAAGCAAGGAGAAGCTATGCTTCAAGCCCTCAACATGACAGCACACTTGTACAGTGATCACACCTATCAGTACTAG